A single region of the Nitrospinota bacterium genome encodes:
- a CDS encoding sel1 repeat family protein, giving the protein LMLANGKGVAQDYKAAARWYRIEAGNGNPDAQFNLGLMYLFGIGVDTDHSIGEKWIYMAGQTYADQGRWKRVLESIDAIKIFNDENPLAKKLYKEMYNGEAKAY; this is encoded by the coding sequence CTGATGCTCGCTAACGGCAAAGGTGTGGCGCAGGATTACAAGGCGGCGGCGAGATGGTACCGCATTGAAGCGGGGAACGGCAACCCGGACGCTCAGTTCAATCTCGGACTCATGTATCTCTTCGGCATCGGCGTCGATACCGATCATTCTATCGGCGAGAAGTGGATATACATGGCGGGTCAGACGTATGCCGACCAAGGGAGATGGAAGAGGGTACTTGAATCGATCGACGCGATAAAGATATTCAACGATGAGAACCCGCTCGCTAAAAAGTTATACAAAGAGATGTATAACGGCGAAGCAAAAGCGTATTAG